In the Clostridium beijerinckii genome, one interval contains:
- a CDS encoding LysR family transcriptional regulator, with translation MEFRQLNAFITVAKLSNFTKAAFELGYSQSAITAQIQQLEKELGVNLFERLGKSISLTSEGEKFLVYAKQIIKLSDEAKSTLITSDVVKGTLTIGANESLCAVRLPPILKEFHERYPEIEIILKMEGNNKCKTLIRENQIDVAFIIGQKINDFELITELEFPEPLVLLVAPGHPLTFKKYVYPEDIADCNIVVAEKGCGYRNLFEQSLNDAGVTPKSIMEMGSIQSIKQLTMGGLGITLLPKIAAAEELKRNELIELHWWEDSFYLTTQMVYHRDKWVSRALRAFIDMSKEMMNS, from the coding sequence ATGGAATTTCGTCAATTAAATGCATTTATTACCGTAGCTAAACTGAGTAATTTTACAAAAGCAGCATTTGAGCTAGGATATTCACAATCTGCTATTACTGCTCAGATACAACAGTTGGAAAAAGAATTAGGTGTTAATTTGTTTGAAAGATTAGGGAAAAGTATATCTTTGACTTCAGAAGGGGAAAAATTTCTTGTTTATGCTAAGCAAATAATTAAACTTTCTGATGAAGCAAAAAGCACTTTAATTACATCAGATGTAGTAAAGGGAACTTTGACAATAGGGGCTAATGAATCACTTTGTGCTGTAAGGCTGCCTCCTATATTAAAGGAATTTCATGAGCGTTATCCGGAGATTGAAATTATTCTAAAAATGGAAGGCAATAACAAATGTAAAACATTGATAAGAGAAAATCAGATTGATGTTGCTTTTATCATTGGTCAGAAAATCAATGATTTTGAGTTAATTACAGAATTGGAATTTCCTGAACCTTTAGTTTTGTTAGTAGCCCCAGGACATCCACTCACTTTCAAGAAATATGTTTATCCTGAAGATATTGCTGACTGTAACATAGTTGTTGCAGAAAAAGGCTGCGGTTACCGAAATCTTTTTGAACAAAGTCTCAATGATGCTGGGGTAACTCCGAAATCAATAATGGAAATGGGCAGTATCCAATCAATCAAACAATTGACAATGGGCGGACTTGGAATAACGCTGCTTCCAAAGATTGCTGCTGCGGAGGAATTGAAACGAAATGAATTGATAGAACTTCATTGGTGGGAAGATTCCTTTTATTTGACAACGCAAATGGTATATCATAGGGATAAATGGGTTTCAAGGGCATTAAGAGCTTTTATAGACATGAGTAAAGAAATGATGAATAGTTAA
- a CDS encoding LysE family transporter produces MFNLSALLSYVLVSTFTPGPNNIMSMTNGTNFGYKKTFKFVLGATAGMAVIMLLCGYLNLFLFKLLPNIKLSMEVFSSAYIIYLAIKILKSNSNPNAINNYNINTFKSGMLMQFMNPKTILYGITVNSIFIIPYYKSSIILCLFAIFLSLVGFISMSCWTLFGALFQKVLSRHRKLFNIVMASLLIYCALSVPDFKLLIHLFI; encoded by the coding sequence ATGTTCAATTTATCTGCACTTTTATCTTATGTTCTTGTTTCAACTTTTACGCCTGGTCCAAATAATATTATGTCTATGACAAATGGTACTAACTTTGGATATAAAAAAACATTTAAATTTGTTCTAGGTGCTACAGCTGGTATGGCTGTGATCATGTTATTGTGCGGTTATCTTAACTTATTTTTATTTAAACTTCTCCCCAACATAAAGTTGTCTATGGAGGTATTTAGTTCAGCATACATAATATATTTAGCTATCAAGATACTCAAAAGTAATTCTAACCCAAATGCAATTAATAATTACAACATCAACACATTTAAATCTGGAATGCTTATGCAATTCATGAATCCTAAAACAATACTTTATGGCATAACGGTGAATTCAATTTTTATAATCCCCTACTATAAATCGAGCATAATATTATGCTTATTTGCTATCTTCCTCTCATTAGTAGGATTTATATCGATGTCCTGCTGGACTCTTTTTGGTGCATTATTTCAAAAAGTTCTTAGCCGTCATAGAAAGTTATTTAATATTGTTATGGCATCTCTCCTAATATATTGTGCATTATCAGTTCCCGATTTTAAACTTCTAATTCATTTATTTATCTGA
- a CDS encoding helix-turn-helix domain-containing protein, translating into MDINTTVSQNIKHIREQKKLTLDAAAKTTGVSRSMLAQIEKGDVNPTLSVLWKIANGYKVSFTSLIEESEKQATILPFKDITPIVEDSGKYINYPLFTFDEQRLFETYRIVIAPDGGLQAEAHLAGTEEYITVFSGNIEVTVGDTVYSLNEGDSIRFKADITHSYRNIGSQEVILAMLIYYSKRA; encoded by the coding sequence TTGGATATTAATACCACGGTTTCTCAAAATATAAAGCATATTCGGGAACAAAAGAAATTGACGCTGGATGCAGCTGCCAAGACGACTGGAGTATCTCGTAGTATGTTAGCACAAATTGAAAAAGGGGATGTGAATCCCACATTATCTGTATTATGGAAAATTGCTAATGGGTATAAGGTTTCGTTTACTTCTCTAATTGAAGAATCCGAAAAACAAGCAACTATTCTGCCATTCAAGGATATCACTCCAATTGTTGAGGATAGCGGGAAGTATATAAATTATCCGTTGTTCACCTTTGACGAACAACGTTTATTTGAAACTTATCGTATTGTGATTGCTCCAGATGGAGGTTTGCAAGCAGAAGCTCATCTTGCCGGAACGGAAGAATATATAACAGTATTCAGTGGTAATATCGAAGTCACAGTTGGCGATACAGTGTATTCTTTAAACGAAGGTGATTCCATTAGATTTAAGGCTGATATAACTCATTCATACAGAAATATAGGAAGTCAAGAAGTCATTCTTGCTATGCTTATCTACTACTCCAAACGAGCATAG
- a CDS encoding LysE family transporter — MFSWINFLTYAIITAITPGPNNIMSMSNASRLGFKRSLPFNIGIWAGFSVVMLVCTLFSSLLSFVLPTIKMPMLIIGAAYMLYLSWKTFKSSPEIMESHARSGFGSGLVLQFVNPKIYIYCIISMEAYILPYYSNQLLALFGFAILLAFIGFSFTLCWSIFGSIFKQIFSKYAKITNTIMALLLVYCAISLFL, encoded by the coding sequence ATGTTTAGTTGGATCAATTTTCTCACCTATGCAATAATTACAGCAATAACACCTGGACCAAACAATATTATGTCCATGTCCAACGCAAGTCGTCTTGGTTTCAAAAGGTCACTACCGTTTAACATCGGAATATGGGCAGGATTTTCCGTTGTTATGCTTGTTTGCACACTATTTAGCAGTCTGCTTTCTTTCGTGCTGCCAACGATTAAAATGCCAATGCTTATTATTGGTGCTGCCTATATGCTCTATTTATCATGGAAAACATTCAAAAGTTCACCCGAAATTATGGAGAGTCACGCACGAAGTGGATTTGGGTCAGGTTTGGTTTTACAATTTGTTAATCCAAAGATCTATATCTACTGCATCATTTCAATGGAAGCATATATCTTACCGTATTATTCCAACCAATTGCTTGCGCTGTTTGGATTTGCCATATTGTTGGCATTTATCGGGTTTTCATTTACGCTGTGCTGGTCGATATTTGGGTCAATATTCAAGCAGATATTTTCAAAATATGCAAAGATAACCAATACAATCATGGCACTTTTACTAGTCTATTGTGCAATATCTCTATTTTTGTAA
- a CDS encoding HNH endonuclease — MIEKICEIIDGEYHCDIDITTDEWKQLLTNSRVFDDKSKEAIRKWYIEPGHSATCGYIGKKYNEHSMSANGIINGLAGRVQKEIGRFVVKGKGDIAKGTRFIVVMKSKQIDTKPKTWEWTLREELVQAIEELNIFSDNSYSDDDLILDIGKSDLSSDTTHFEYSGKSKNKKDPVYVQNKYVYPRSRRVSINALRHAKYKCEFDNTHLTFIRRNSDINYTEPHHLVPITYHNNFEISLDVEENIVSLCCNCHKQIHLGEGFEVMLEKLYNERKDLLKMVGIDISLDELIKLYKNDKS; from the coding sequence ATGATTGAAAAAATATGTGAAATTATTGATGGAGAGTATCACTGCGATATTGATATAACTACTGATGAATGGAAGCAATTGTTAACAAATTCTAGAGTTTTTGATGATAAAAGTAAAGAAGCTATAAGAAAATGGTACATAGAACCTGGACACTCTGCCACTTGTGGTTATATTGGTAAAAAATATAATGAGCATAGTATGAGTGCTAATGGAATTATAAATGGTTTGGCTGGAAGAGTGCAGAAAGAAATTGGGCGGTTCGTTGTTAAGGGAAAAGGTGATATAGCTAAAGGTACAAGATTTATTGTGGTGATGAAAAGCAAACAAATTGATACAAAACCAAAGACTTGGGAATGGACATTAAGAGAAGAGCTTGTTCAAGCTATTGAAGAATTAAACATATTTTCAGATAATAGTTATTCGGATGATGACCTTATTTTAGATATCGGCAAAAGTGACCTTTCTTCGGATACCACACATTTTGAATATAGTGGTAAATCTAAAAATAAGAAAGATCCTGTTTATGTTCAAAATAAATATGTGTATCCTAGAAGCCGAAGAGTGTCAATAAATGCGCTGCGACACGCAAAGTATAAATGTGAATTTGATAATACTCATTTAACGTTCATTAGAAGAAATTCGGACATAAATTATACTGAACCCCATCATCTAGTACCAATTACTTACCACAATAATTTTGAAATATCTCTTGATGTCGAAGAAAACATTGTTTCTTTATGCTGTAATTGTCACAAACAAATACATTTAGGAGAAGGTTTTGAAGTAATGCTTGAAAAACTATATAATGAACGAAAGGATTTGTTAAAAATGGTCGGTATAGATATTTCTTTAGATGAGTTGATTAAACTATATAAAAATGATAAATCCTAA
- a CDS encoding class I tRNA ligase family protein, with protein MISKRIEKSERPTFPKKAIVTAGMPYGNKNLHFGHVGGMFIHADIFARFLRDRIGKENVIFVSGTDCYGSPILESYRKLKENGYENTMEDYVKANHLSQKKTLEDYNISLNIFGASALGRTGEFHNEVSEEIFNTLFKNGYIKKMSALQFYDEDKKIFLNGRQVIGKCPIAGCNSDKAYAEECSLGHQYMASELINPISTLSGNKPILKSVDNWYFTLDESMDIMEELNEFLKKNTNRRKYEINTIDEFLKKPLIYVPRKYIKDVNDLEAKFPSHETIDEEKKSSLAFIFQTLEDRDKAKEILDNLNINYTSGKTLVPFRLSGNIEWGVKVPDKEDLKNLTFWVWPESLWAPISFTKAYLESKGTNPEEWRNWWDNDDSMVYQFIGEDNIYFYSIAEMAMFIGLKVPKGENVDVTKLNLPHIVSNKHILFMDKKASSSSDIKPPMADELLKFYTKDQLRMHFMSLGLSSKSVGFKPQVYMKEEEKVGADPVLKEGNLLTNVFNRLIRSCFYTLQSLNEDIPKEEVSEKIKELTEKAVLEYERHMYNQDFHRIAYVLDDYIREVNKHWASNIKNEELKRNVISDCFYACKVIAVLIHPIAPEGCEMFKDYLNIDDELWNWDKIFEPITSYFKDADNHKFKFLEPKVDFFKKMEYQY; from the coding sequence ATGATAAGTAAAAGAATAGAAAAAAGCGAAAGACCAACATTTCCAAAGAAGGCTATAGTAACAGCTGGAATGCCTTATGGAAATAAGAATCTTCATTTTGGCCATGTTGGAGGAATGTTTATTCATGCAGATATATTTGCAAGATTTTTAAGAGACAGAATAGGGAAAGAAAATGTTATTTTTGTATCTGGTACAGATTGTTATGGTTCACCTATCCTTGAAAGCTACAGAAAGCTAAAGGAAAATGGATACGAAAATACTATGGAGGACTATGTTAAGGCAAATCATTTGAGTCAAAAGAAAACCTTAGAAGATTATAATATCAGCTTAAATATTTTTGGTGCTTCAGCCCTTGGAAGGACAGGAGAATTTCATAATGAAGTTTCAGAAGAAATATTTAATACTTTATTCAAAAATGGTTATATAAAGAAGATGTCAGCATTGCAATTTTATGATGAAGATAAGAAAATCTTTCTTAATGGAAGACAAGTAATAGGGAAATGTCCAATAGCTGGGTGTAACTCTGATAAAGCTTATGCAGAAGAATGTTCATTAGGGCATCAATATATGGCATCTGAATTAATTAATCCTATTAGCACTTTATCAGGAAATAAACCAATATTAAAAAGTGTAGATAATTGGTATTTTACCTTAGATGAATCCATGGATATAATGGAGGAACTTAATGAGTTTTTAAAGAAGAATACTAATAGACGAAAGTATGAAATTAACACTATAGATGAATTTTTAAAGAAGCCACTAATATATGTCCCAAGAAAATATATTAAAGATGTAAATGATCTAGAAGCTAAATTTCCAAGCCATGAAACAATAGATGAAGAGAAAAAATCTTCACTAGCCTTTATTTTCCAAACATTAGAGGATAGGGATAAGGCAAAAGAAATATTGGATAATTTAAACATTAACTATACTAGTGGTAAGACATTGGTTCCTTTTAGATTATCAGGAAATATAGAGTGGGGAGTAAAAGTGCCAGATAAAGAAGATTTAAAAAATTTAACCTTCTGGGTGTGGCCAGAATCTTTATGGGCTCCAATTTCTTTTACAAAAGCATATTTGGAGTCAAAGGGTACGAATCCTGAAGAATGGCGTAATTGGTGGGATAATGATGATTCAATGGTATATCAATTTATAGGGGAAGATAATATATATTTTTATTCAATTGCCGAAATGGCCATGTTTATTGGCTTAAAGGTGCCTAAGGGTGAAAATGTAGATGTTACTAAGCTAAATTTACCACACATTGTTTCGAATAAACACATTTTATTTATGGATAAAAAAGCAAGCAGCAGTTCAGATATTAAGCCACCAATGGCAGATGAATTATTGAAATTTTATACAAAGGATCAATTACGCATGCACTTTATGAGTCTTGGATTATCTTCAAAAAGTGTTGGTTTTAAGCCACAAGTTTACATGAAGGAAGAAGAAAAAGTAGGAGCAGATCCAGTATTAAAAGAAGGAAACCTTTTAACAAATGTATTTAATAGACTTATTCGCTCATGTTTTTATACTTTGCAAAGTCTTAATGAAGATATTCCTAAAGAAGAGGTAAGTGAAAAAATTAAAGAATTAACAGAAAAAGCAGTATTAGAATATGAAAGACATATGTATAATCAAGATTTTCATAGAATAGCATATGTTCTGGACGATTATATAAGGGAAGTAAATAAACATTGGGCTAGTAATATTAAAAATGAGGAATTAAAAAGAAACGTAATATCAGATTGTTTTTACGCTTGTAAAGTTATAGCAGTACTAATACACCCTATAGCACCAGAAGGATGTGAAATGTTTAAAGATTATCTAAATATAGATGATGAACTATGGAATTGGGATAAAATATTTGAACCTATTACTTCTTATTTTAAAGATGCTGATAACCATAAGTTTAAATTTCTTGAACCAAAAGTGGATTTCTTTAAGAAAATGGAATATCAATATTGA
- a CDS encoding bacteriophage abortive infection AbiH family protein has product MKLFIIGNGFDRGHNLKTGYWDFRTFLEKCYPDFLYSFESNYNIYPGFSDEEKQQLLWNEFESNLANIDEDVIIENAVSIDMGLESGDIGIEDTLYTYFSEDFRYIKQLPYYLKLWIQSIRIRDLLPRTTIIESKSSDMYVTFNYTSVLENVYKISGNKITHIHGSLRMRDGNPIIGHGNHKRIEEIKERHEKADEIFDERESSISSVIEEYYNDTYKNVSNYMDKLVSLQNEKIEEVIVIGHSLAGVDMPYFSTINSYTKAKAKWKVYYYDKDKINQMYKNLIKFGINKRKIEMKDSIEFYDIV; this is encoded by the coding sequence ATGAAATTATTTATTATTGGAAATGGATTTGATAGAGGTCATAATTTAAAAACGGGTTATTGGGATTTTAGAACTTTTTTGGAAAAATGTTATCCTGATTTTTTATATAGTTTTGAAAGTAATTATAATATTTATCCTGGTTTTTCAGATGAAGAAAAGCAACAATTGCTTTGGAATGAATTTGAAAGTAATTTAGCTAATATAGATGAAGACGTAATAATAGAAAATGCAGTATCAATAGATATGGGATTGGAAAGTGGGGATATTGGAATTGAAGATACGTTATATACATATTTTTCGGAGGACTTTAGGTATATAAAACAATTACCTTATTATCTAAAACTTTGGATACAAAGTATAAGAATACGTGATTTATTGCCAAGAACTACAATAATCGAATCTAAAAGCAGTGATATGTATGTTACTTTTAATTATACAAGTGTTTTGGAAAATGTATATAAAATAAGTGGGAATAAAATTACACATATTCATGGGTCACTAAGAATGCGTGATGGTAATCCAATAATAGGTCATGGAAATCATAAAAGAATTGAGGAGATTAAAGAAAGGCATGAAAAAGCAGATGAAATATTTGATGAAAGGGAATCAAGTATAAGTAGCGTTATAGAGGAGTATTATAATGATACATATAAAAATGTAAGTAACTATATGGATAAATTAGTTTCTCTACAAAATGAAAAAATAGAAGAGGTAATTGTGATTGGACATTCATTAGCAGGTGTAGATATGCCATATTTTAGTACAATTAATTCTTATACAAAAGCTAAAGCAAAGTGGAAGGTATATTATTACGATAAAGATAAAATAAATCAGATGTATAAGAATTTAATAAAATTTGGTATTAATAAAAGAAAGATAGAGATGAAAGATTCCATAGAATTTTATGATATTGTTTGA
- a CDS encoding KAP family P-loop NTPase fold protein — protein sequence MSFQYPFIYFGDFGVKYSLVIFYFSVMIGLIICCFYNNIYKVKFQYSKRNTIIILLAYISLIPFYWLKDLSANNEFLVDLFQLILSFEFIFIVIIFSIIAYGLLIYVNNDAYFNTLTIPISIFIYMDMFLTVATRQVEFTKWYNVANFVLLGIFIWCINSIKLEKNSVIEGNGIDNSVKYYSPIESIEDLFEIRKFQAKHLENLINNHEVNESLSICISGEWGNGKTSFVSVVLNELNKNENKKHKIVRINTMDMDSMESLFKYLFQRIKDEFKKENYYVGICSEFQDYISSIIEVISKAKVKSNIIKSLFEKEKDYRETKKYLEKMLMQMLGENKLIIVVDDIERCDNDKIIQFINFIKEIATFKNCIIIFLADYKQLENSLDKPIEYIDKYFNHIINLATVSYTDIVSYFVHKNLSNLKLFSLDISTSILSEIDKWISEILSEISIIEKKLRELNPYPYLINRKEKKDEVEKNNIKKKLLNEQALFIQNKLSNPRTISKLFVYINEQCKIINEELQNKYENGDVVEKYLKKVEAAKNIVIISFIRSVMPEKYDYIHTKGFNNYVDFLCDVNSTKDFEDQLINSLVSELWYIEYSREAIKGYKHYEIMKFMTCLFENPHDLDKVVNGFTSYDDKYITLIDDENFEDVDIDFVELFSIIMRNYSYVNSDKGANLLEKLFDNAERVIENESGNGYAFNIFNSNSGARRYCNPKLMLMQLFYKKFCDKNIILNNSSEVEEEVNLFCRNYMGTSFIYLNKILSYHLTDNNNNIDVIMRAKEKSQNGRGFYEKLDLFCEELKPYFKSSGNTPVEMIKGFVNECKEELINMDFLKEEDIKNDLDEAFAQVREYEYLEKIMQFINEEQLVTTEDLDLSNITFYNIEDKINDFMNKLKTDMSESFKYKSPYIMQEFFITVRQLGEDKAFSDELINKLMDLISVFKESSKTDVNYYRRVIFYIKKSSKKNEDINTAN from the coding sequence ATGAGTTTTCAATATCCATTTATATACTTTGGTGATTTTGGGGTGAAATATTCACTTGTGATTTTTTACTTTTCGGTAATGATAGGTTTAATCATATGTTGTTTTTATAATAATATATACAAAGTAAAGTTTCAATATAGTAAGAGAAATACTATAATAATTTTATTAGCATATATATCATTGATACCATTTTATTGGTTAAAAGATTTATCTGCTAACAATGAGTTTTTAGTTGATTTATTCCAATTAATCTTGAGTTTTGAATTTATTTTTATTGTAATAATTTTTAGTATAATAGCTTATGGATTATTGATATATGTTAACAATGATGCATATTTTAATACATTAACTATTCCTATAAGCATTTTTATATATATGGACATGTTCCTGACAGTAGCTACCAGGCAAGTGGAATTTACGAAGTGGTATAATGTAGCGAATTTTGTATTACTAGGTATATTTATTTGGTGTATTAATAGTATTAAATTAGAAAAAAATAGTGTTATTGAAGGAAATGGTATAGATAATTCAGTAAAGTATTATTCGCCAATAGAAAGCATTGAAGATTTATTTGAAATAAGAAAGTTTCAAGCTAAGCATTTGGAAAATTTGATTAATAATCATGAGGTCAATGAATCATTGTCAATATGTATTTCTGGAGAATGGGGCAATGGCAAAACATCATTTGTAAGTGTTGTATTAAATGAACTAAATAAAAATGAGAACAAGAAACATAAAATTGTACGAATAAACACAATGGATATGGATAGCATGGAATCATTATTTAAGTATTTATTTCAAAGAATTAAAGATGAATTTAAAAAAGAAAATTATTATGTTGGAATATGTAGTGAATTTCAAGACTATATATCATCAATTATAGAAGTCATATCTAAAGCAAAAGTCAAATCAAATATTATTAAAAGTCTATTTGAAAAAGAAAAAGATTATAGGGAAACAAAAAAATATTTAGAAAAAATGTTGATGCAGATGTTAGGTGAAAATAAATTAATAATAGTAGTTGATGATATTGAAAGGTGCGATAATGACAAAATAATTCAATTTATTAATTTTATTAAAGAGATTGCAACTTTTAAAAATTGTATTATAATTTTTTTAGCTGATTATAAACAATTAGAAAATAGTTTAGATAAACCTATAGAATATATTGACAAATATTTTAATCATATAATTAATTTGGCTACAGTTAGTTATACGGACATTGTAAGTTATTTTGTACATAAAAATCTATCAAATCTTAAACTTTTTTCATTAGACATATCAACATCTATTTTAAGTGAAATAGATAAGTGGATTTCAGAAATTTTATCGGAAATTTCAATAATAGAAAAAAAGTTGAGAGAACTTAATCCATATCCATATTTAATCAATAGAAAAGAAAAAAAAGATGAAGTCGAAAAGAATAACATAAAGAAAAAATTACTTAATGAACAAGCTTTATTTATTCAAAATAAATTGAGTAATCCAAGAACGATTTCAAAATTATTTGTCTATATTAATGAACAATGTAAAATTATAAATGAAGAACTTCAAAATAAATATGAAAATGGAGATGTTGTAGAAAAATATTTAAAGAAAGTGGAAGCAGCTAAAAATATTGTTATTATCTCATTTATACGTTCGGTTATGCCAGAAAAGTATGACTACATTCATACAAAAGGTTTTAATAATTATGTCGATTTTTTATGTGATGTGAATTCAACTAAAGATTTTGAAGATCAATTAATAAATTCTTTGGTATCTGAATTATGGTACATAGAGTATTCTAGGGAAGCAATCAAGGGATATAAACATTATGAAATAATGAAGTTTATGACTTGCCTGTTTGAGAACCCCCATGATTTAGATAAAGTAGTCAATGGTTTTACATCATATGATGACAAGTATATTACATTAATTGATGATGAAAATTTTGAAGATGTTGATATTGATTTTGTAGAACTTTTTTCAATAATTATGAGGAATTATTCATATGTGAATAGTGATAAGGGAGCAAATTTACTTGAGAAATTGTTTGATAATGCAGAGCGCGTTATAGAGAATGAAAGTGGAAATGGTTATGCTTTTAATATTTTTAATTCAAATAGTGGAGCTCGAAGATATTGTAATCCTAAATTAATGCTTATGCAATTGTTTTACAAAAAATTTTGTGATAAAAATATTATATTAAATAATTCAAGTGAAGTTGAAGAAGAAGTAAATTTGTTTTGTAGAAATTATATGGGAACGTCTTTTATTTATTTAAACAAAATTCTTTCATATCATTTGACTGATAATAATAACAATATTGATGTTATTATGCGTGCAAAAGAAAAATCACAGAATGGAAGAGGATTTTATGAAAAATTAGACCTATTTTGTGAAGAATTAAAACCATATTTTAAAAGTAGTGGGAATACTCCAGTCGAAATGATTAAAGGGTTTGTAAATGAATGTAAAGAAGAATTGATAAATATGGATTTTCTAAAAGAAGAAGATATAAAAAATGATTTAGATGAAGCTTTCGCGCAAGTAAGAGAATATGAATACCTAGAAAAGATTATGCAATTTATAAATGAGGAACAATTAGTTACTACGGAAGATTTAGATTTAAGTAACATCACATTTTATAATATAGAAGATAAGATTAATGACTTTATGAACAAATTGAAGACTGACATGTCAGAGTCATTTAAGTATAAATCTCCTTATATTATGCAAGAATTCTTTATTACTGTGCGACAACTAGGAGAAGACAAGGCATTTTCTGATGAGTTAATAAACAAATTGATGGACCTAATTTCAGTATTTAAAGAGTCTAGTAAAACAGATGTAAATTACTATCGTAGGGTTATATTCTATATTAAAAAGAGTAGTAAGAAAAACGAAGACATTAATACAGCAAACTAA
- a CDS encoding DUF1659 domain-containing protein — protein MAVTKTIDSVSLSIEVQKALDKAGDPIYTKKTFSGIKTDATPENVYAIADAIKGVLEANTRDYFINESSSLANA, from the coding sequence ATGGCTGTAACTAAAACTATTGACTCTGTTTCTCTTAGTATTGAAGTTCAAAAAGCTCTAGATAAAGCTGGCGACCCAATTTATACCAAAAAAACTTTCTCAGGTATAAAAACAGATGCTACACCTGAAAATGTCTATGCTATTGCTGATGCAATTAAAGGTGTATTAGAAGCTAACACTAGAGATTACTTTATTAATGAATCTTCTAGTTTAGCAAATGCTTAG
- a CDS encoding DUF2922 domain-containing protein — protein MEYTLAMTFLTSAGEKSTLSVSGVKTTLTKDEVNALMDTIISKNVFKTKAGDLVKKSGAQVTQRQVTKYEVA, from the coding sequence ATGGAATATACTTTAGCTATGACTTTTTTAACTTCTGCTGGTGAAAAAAGCACTTTGAGTGTTTCTGGTGTTAAAACTACTCTTACAAAAGATGAAGTTAACGCACTTATGGACACTATAATTTCAAAAAATGTTTTTAAAACTAAGGCTGGCGATCTAGTTAAGAAATCCGGTGCTCAGGTTACTCAAAGACAAGTTACTAAATATGAAGTAGCTTAG